One region of Monomorium pharaonis isolate MP-MQ-018 chromosome 11, ASM1337386v2, whole genome shotgun sequence genomic DNA includes:
- the LOC105839738 gene encoding glycosaminoglycan xylosylkinase isoform X1, producing the protein MIGRRCAFFALGILLILVLSVNIYFIRMIVESSSSHKIYAKNLPEPKARQDPSTSSNGKDSQLQLKSITRDISKKIKEEIRMLPSKYFKQNTSYTLVLERLLAELTIMSNVREDIWNIPNNNWPDAHQLIPPAAPELGTILEVLRKSRVIRADNAPLGTQLKLVLNLENNVKALFKPQWYSRDAIIHGPVYHGKDRHNAEVVAFHLSSLLALRRVPLTVIRKLDLKREVVNRATPALYATMYQEGNDTCLYGVCHYCSPADPVCGTGDVLEGALIFWLPRYLRLVKHRHPWQRTYKRNKLAAWEVDEGYCDKVKDSKAYSPQSSSRLLDLIDTAIFDFLMDNGDRHHYELAQNNFHNPAVLLIDNGKSLGNPDVDHLDILAPLYQCCMIHKTTWDRLRLFSGGSLSIVLSRLLAHEAEMSDVSPLITEAHLSAMDRRLLTVYAVIENCLKKKKYISNVILDHR; encoded by the exons atgATTGGCCGACGTTGCGCTTTTTTCGCCTTGGGCATCCTCTTGATTTTGGTTCTCAGCGTGAACATCTACTTCATTCGAATGATCGTCGAGAGTTCTTCCTCGCATAAGATATACGCAAAGAATTTACCAGAACCGAAAGCTAGGCAAGATCCCTCCACGTCCTCCAATGGAAAAGATTCGCAGCTGCAACTGAAGTCAATCACAAGGGAtattagcaaaaaaataaaagaggagATTCGCATGCTGCCCTCCAAGTATTTTAAACAGAATACCAGCTACACTCTCGTCCTAGAACGATTACTGGCCGAGCTGACGATAATGTCGAATGTCCGCGAAGATATCTGGAATATTCCCAATAATAAT TGGCCGGATGCACATCAGTTGATTCCGCCGGCAGCACCGGAGCTGGGGACTATTTTGGAGGTTTTGCGGAAATCTAGAGTGATCCGTGCGGATAACGCTCCACTGGGTACACAACTGAAGCTTGTACTCAATCTCGAGAACAACGTGAAAGCGTTATTCAAGCCACAATGGTACTCCAGAGACGCTATTATACACGGGCCAGTATATCATGGCAAGGATCGTCACAATGCTGAAGTGGTGGCTTTTCATTTATCGTCCTTGCTGGCACTGCGAAGAGTGCCACTCACCGTTATTCGAAAAC TTGATCTAAAACGCGAGGTTGTCAACCGTGCGACACCGGCGTTGTACGCCACTATGTATCAAGAAGGTAACGATACATGTCTGTATGGCGTTTGTCATTACTGTTCCCCAGCCGACCCTGTTTGTGGTACGGGGGACGTATTGGAGGGTGCTCTCATCTTTTGGCTTCCGCGATATTTAAGACTGGTTAAACATCGTCATCCTTGGCAGCGAACTTACAAAAGAAACAAACTTGCTGCGTGGGAAGTAGACGAAGGCTACTGTGATAAA GTAAAAGACTCCAAGGCTTATTCACCACAATCGTCGAGTAGACTTTTGGATTTAATCGACACAGCGATTTTTGACTTTCTTATGGACAATGGTGATCGGCATCATTATGAACTTGCACAGAACAATTTCCACAATCCCGCGGTGCTGCTGATCGATAACGGAAAAAGTTTAGGCAATCCTGACGTGGATCATCTCGATATCTTGGCGCCTCTCTACCAGTGCTGCAT GATTCACAAGACTACGTGGGATAGATTACGATTATTTAGCGGTGGCTCTCTAAGCATCGTGTTAAGTAGACTCTTAGCACATGAAGCTGAAATGTCAGATGTTTCTCCACTCATTACGGAAGCGCATTTAAGTGCCATGGATAGAAGACTGCTTACCGTTTACGCTGTAATAGAAAATtgtctaaaaaagaaaaagtacatTTCTAATGTGATCCTTGATCATCGATAA
- the LOC105839738 gene encoding glycosaminoglycan xylosylkinase isoform X2 codes for MIGRRCAFFALGILLILVLSVNIYFIRMIVESSSSHKIYAKNLPEPKARQDPSTSSNGKDSQLQLKSITRDISKKIKEEIRMLPSKYFKQNTSYTLVLERLLAELTIMSNVREDIWNIPNNNWPDAHQLIPPAAPELGTILEVLRKSRVIRADNAPLGTQLKLVLNLENNVKALFKPQWYSRDAIIHGPVYHGKDRHNAEVVAFHLSSLLALRRVPLTVIRKPDPVCGTGDVLEGALIFWLPRYLRLVKHRHPWQRTYKRNKLAAWEVDEGYCDKVKDSKAYSPQSSSRLLDLIDTAIFDFLMDNGDRHHYELAQNNFHNPAVLLIDNGKSLGNPDVDHLDILAPLYQCCMIHKTTWDRLRLFSGGSLSIVLSRLLAHEAEMSDVSPLITEAHLSAMDRRLLTVYAVIENCLKKKKYISNVILDHR; via the exons atgATTGGCCGACGTTGCGCTTTTTTCGCCTTGGGCATCCTCTTGATTTTGGTTCTCAGCGTGAACATCTACTTCATTCGAATGATCGTCGAGAGTTCTTCCTCGCATAAGATATACGCAAAGAATTTACCAGAACCGAAAGCTAGGCAAGATCCCTCCACGTCCTCCAATGGAAAAGATTCGCAGCTGCAACTGAAGTCAATCACAAGGGAtattagcaaaaaaataaaagaggagATTCGCATGCTGCCCTCCAAGTATTTTAAACAGAATACCAGCTACACTCTCGTCCTAGAACGATTACTGGCCGAGCTGACGATAATGTCGAATGTCCGCGAAGATATCTGGAATATTCCCAATAATAAT TGGCCGGATGCACATCAGTTGATTCCGCCGGCAGCACCGGAGCTGGGGACTATTTTGGAGGTTTTGCGGAAATCTAGAGTGATCCGTGCGGATAACGCTCCACTGGGTACACAACTGAAGCTTGTACTCAATCTCGAGAACAACGTGAAAGCGTTATTCAAGCCACAATGGTACTCCAGAGACGCTATTATACACGGGCCAGTATATCATGGCAAGGATCGTCACAATGCTGAAGTGGTGGCTTTTCATTTATCGTCCTTGCTGGCACTGCGAAGAGTGCCACTCACCGTTATTCGAAAAC CCGACCCTGTTTGTGGTACGGGGGACGTATTGGAGGGTGCTCTCATCTTTTGGCTTCCGCGATATTTAAGACTGGTTAAACATCGTCATCCTTGGCAGCGAACTTACAAAAGAAACAAACTTGCTGCGTGGGAAGTAGACGAAGGCTACTGTGATAAA GTAAAAGACTCCAAGGCTTATTCACCACAATCGTCGAGTAGACTTTTGGATTTAATCGACACAGCGATTTTTGACTTTCTTATGGACAATGGTGATCGGCATCATTATGAACTTGCACAGAACAATTTCCACAATCCCGCGGTGCTGCTGATCGATAACGGAAAAAGTTTAGGCAATCCTGACGTGGATCATCTCGATATCTTGGCGCCTCTCTACCAGTGCTGCAT GATTCACAAGACTACGTGGGATAGATTACGATTATTTAGCGGTGGCTCTCTAAGCATCGTGTTAAGTAGACTCTTAGCACATGAAGCTGAAATGTCAGATGTTTCTCCACTCATTACGGAAGCGCATTTAAGTGCCATGGATAGAAGACTGCTTACCGTTTACGCTGTAATAGAAAATtgtctaaaaaagaaaaagtacatTTCTAATGTGATCCTTGATCATCGATAA